A genomic segment from Polyangium mundeleinium encodes:
- a CDS encoding pentapeptide repeat-containing protein, which yields MLIEEDNRSFEFLMAILNGVQWREDERKNLGGWAEGCFVDERPDFDEGKHEEERSWRDDQRVQLRHAALAIRCSLHGLEPLKVKTSALRSMLAWFWMRQEWVCLYATGISAEGVSLERTDLRRAELSGADLSGANFSEANLSEAYLFGADLSGAYLFGAHLRGAYLIGANLIGAHLRGADLIGAHLSGAHLIGADLIGAHLSGANLSGALYNALTRWPESFDPSFRGAIDVDISGRSARD from the coding sequence ATGTTGATCGAAGAAGACAACCGCAGCTTCGAGTTTTTGATGGCCATTCTCAACGGCGTCCAGTGGAGGGAGGACGAAAGAAAGAACCTTGGGGGTTGGGCGGAGGGCTGCTTCGTCGATGAACGGCCGGATTTTGACGAAGGCAAGCACGAGGAGGAACGGTCATGGCGAGATGACCAGCGCGTTCAACTTCGACATGCTGCGTTGGCGATCCGGTGCTCCCTTCACGGACTGGAACCATTGAAGGTCAAGACGTCGGCGCTGCGTTCCATGCTGGCATGGTTTTGGATGCGTCAGGAGTGGGTGTGCTTGTACGCGACAGGGATCAGCGCAGAGGGTGTTAGCCTGGAACGTACGGACCTCAGACGTGCGGAGCTCAGCGGTGCGGACCTCAGCGGTGCGAACTTCAGCGAGGCGAACCTTAGTGAGGCGTACCTCTTCGGTGCGGACCTCAGCGGTGCGTACCTCTTCGGTGCGCACCTCCGAGGTGCGTACCTGATCGGCGCGAACCTGATCGGCGCGCACCTCCGAGGTGCGGACCTCATCGGCGCGCACCTCAGCGGTGCGCACCTGATCGGCGCGGACCTCATCGGCGCGCACCTCAGCGGTGCGAATCTCAGCGGCGCTCTCTACAATGCGCTTACTCGCTGGCCCGAATCCTTCGACCCAAGCTTCCGAGGGGCAATCGATGTCGACATTTCAGGAAGGTCGGCGCGAGATTGA
- a CDS encoding NACHT domain-containing protein, with amino-acid sequence MEPITILTTLGKVFAAGALSYLGEAKQGFDESDVSAISAVVEALGAVHGVATAKPRTRMTALHTALVLQAFGTAFYEHWAGDERMAPGLQERSWIHRALRSNDKAAREEEIQTRLRLALGWLRSEFEERAAGERLSAMHAMHPDPMATPIYQALYTAFADGRFEGGEDTALLDMRREGARLQFEGAFQMAYAELLVTGAGQELGRFLLEVDKDRGRQLRRRLMEEGSISDRRHVFGTATPGVPMMPLGFMYVEPNGESGTTRKPLREFIGDLLGKHPIVVVRGDFGMGKSLTARMLAFEWAQRYMRVVDQPSAELVYPIFIKCARDFQRESFAATVREAVRNQAEAIGISLLRSDEALAMPPDTMRVVYIVDGLDEVALSHAEVEQLFRELKGATSDRHRVVVFSRKGALPQEDKLKGIPVIDVQPFREEDQIGAWLDRWNQISGSEPVTVEGLKNAKLLELATTPILLFMIAVTWDPTRIEEDQTSQVAIYEHFFKQIAAGKCKHDRDRHPRVAEASEKLREKLREHGHIGKESSLEDAMLWLMSRLAWEHRRREARGEHLDLQDVNNLLRKVLDLRGESQVQEMIRMGAMLVLQADLRDQNHVILFGHKSFGSSWWRAGGRIGCGRFSRNAGNRGRGAWSVSFMVRC; translated from the coding sequence ATGGAACCCATCACGATCCTCACGACGCTCGGCAAGGTCTTCGCCGCGGGGGCGCTCAGCTACCTTGGCGAGGCCAAACAGGGGTTTGACGAGTCGGACGTCAGCGCGATCAGCGCCGTCGTCGAGGCCCTCGGCGCCGTGCACGGGGTGGCGACGGCCAAGCCGCGGACACGGATGACGGCGCTGCATACGGCGCTCGTGCTCCAGGCGTTCGGCACGGCATTTTACGAGCACTGGGCGGGGGACGAGCGGATGGCGCCCGGGTTGCAGGAGCGGTCCTGGATTCATCGGGCCCTCCGGTCGAACGACAAGGCTGCGCGGGAGGAGGAGATCCAGACGCGGCTCCGGCTCGCGTTGGGGTGGCTGCGGTCGGAATTCGAGGAGCGGGCCGCGGGGGAGAGACTTTCGGCGATGCATGCGATGCATCCCGATCCGATGGCCACGCCGATTTATCAGGCGTTGTACACGGCGTTCGCCGATGGGCGGTTCGAGGGGGGCGAGGACACGGCATTGCTCGACATGCGGCGCGAGGGGGCGCGGCTCCAGTTCGAGGGCGCGTTTCAGATGGCGTATGCCGAGCTGCTGGTGACGGGGGCGGGGCAGGAGCTGGGGCGGTTTTTGCTGGAGGTCGACAAGGATCGCGGGAGGCAGCTTCGGCGACGGTTGATGGAGGAGGGGTCGATTTCGGACAGGCGGCACGTCTTCGGGACGGCCACGCCGGGCGTGCCGATGATGCCGCTCGGTTTCATGTATGTGGAGCCGAACGGCGAATCGGGAACGACGCGCAAGCCTCTTCGCGAGTTCATTGGTGACCTGCTCGGGAAGCATCCCATCGTCGTCGTGCGTGGGGATTTCGGTATGGGCAAGTCCCTCACCGCGCGGATGCTCGCCTTTGAGTGGGCGCAGAGGTACATGCGGGTCGTCGACCAACCGTCCGCGGAGCTCGTGTATCCGATCTTCATCAAGTGCGCGCGAGACTTTCAGCGCGAGTCTTTTGCTGCGACGGTCCGGGAGGCGGTCCGCAACCAGGCCGAGGCGATCGGGATCTCTTTGCTGCGGAGTGACGAGGCTTTGGCGATGCCGCCCGATACGATGCGTGTCGTGTACATTGTGGATGGGCTGGACGAGGTCGCGTTGTCGCATGCGGAGGTGGAGCAGCTTTTTCGGGAGCTGAAGGGGGCGACGAGTGATCGGCATCGGGTGGTGGTGTTCTCGCGAAAGGGCGCGTTGCCACAGGAGGACAAGCTCAAGGGCATTCCCGTCATCGATGTGCAGCCCTTCCGTGAGGAGGATCAGATCGGGGCTTGGCTCGATCGCTGGAACCAAATCAGCGGAAGCGAGCCCGTCACGGTCGAGGGACTAAAAAACGCCAAACTTCTGGAGCTGGCGACGACGCCCATCCTGCTCTTCATGATCGCCGTCACCTGGGATCCTACCCGGATTGAGGAGGACCAAACGAGCCAGGTGGCGATCTACGAGCATTTCTTCAAGCAGATCGCCGCCGGGAAGTGCAAGCACGACCGGGATCGGCATCCTCGCGTGGCGGAGGCGTCCGAGAAACTCCGGGAGAAGCTGCGCGAGCATGGCCACATCGGGAAGGAATCCTCGCTGGAGGATGCGATGTTGTGGCTCATGTCGCGTCTTGCGTGGGAGCACCGGAGGCGTGAAGCGCGGGGCGAGCATCTCGATTTGCAGGACGTCAACAACCTCCTCCGGAAGGTGCTCGACCTCCGCGGAGAGTCGCAGGTGCAGGAGATGATCCGCATGGGAGCGATGCTCGTGTTGCAGGCCGACCTGCGGGATCAGAATCACGTGATCCTGTTCGGCCACAAGAGCTTCGGGAGTTCTTGGTGGCGCGCTGGTGGGCGGATCGGCTGCGGGCGATTCTCCAGGAACGCAGGGAATCGAGGCAGAGGAGCCTGGAGCGTGAGCTTTATGGTGCGATGTTGA